CCTTGGCGCGCAGCAGTTCGGGAATGACGGGCACCGAGACGTAGTCGACGGCGCCCGATTCGTAGCCCTTGAGACGGTCCAGGTCGGTCAGGTGCACGGCCGAGACGAAGATGATGGCGGTCTTCTGGTAGCGCGGGTGCCCGCGGATGATCTCGGCCAGCTCGAAGCCGTCGATGTCGGGCATGCTGACGTCCATCAGCACGACGGTGATGTCGTTGCGGAGAAGGTGCTCGAGCGCCTCCCTGGCCGAATTGGCCTTGATGAGGTTCTCCCCGAGCGAGCCGAGCATGGCCTCGTAGCTGAGCAGCTTGCCCGGCTGGTCATCCACCAGAAGGATGTTGACCTTGTCGCCGGGGGGCCGCTCGGCCGAGGCCCTCTCCGCGGCGGTACCGGGTGAGCCCACGTTCTCCGTCGCCTTGTTCATCACCGTTTGGATCGCGTCCTCCGCTCAGCCTACCGATGCAACCACAGACGCAGCGCCGACAGGAGCTGCTCGGTATTGACGGGCTTGGCCAGATAGTCGGAGGCTCCCGCTTCCAGGCACTTCTCGCGGTCGCCCTTCATGGCCTTGGCCGTCAGCGCAACGATCGGCAGCCTCCGGAACGCCGGCTTCTGCCGGATCGCATGCATCGTCTGATAGCCGTCCATCTCGGGCATCATGATGTCCATGAGAACGATCGCGATGCCCGGCGTGTTCTCCAGCGTCTCGATCGCGGCATGGCCGTTGTCGGCCGTCAGCACCTCCATTCCGCGCCGCTCGAGCACGCTGCTGAGAGCGAAGATGTTGCGGACGTCGTCGTCCACCACCAGCACCTTCTTCCCGATCAGGTCGTCGTCGGAGCGGTGCAGGCGATCGAGCATCGCCTGCTTCTCCGGCGGCAGATCCGAGATCACACGGTGCAGGAAGAGCGCGGTCTCGTCGAGCAGACGCTCGGGCGATTCTACCCCCTTGACGACGACGCTGCGGGCCAGCGTGTGCAGGCGTGCATCTTCTTCGGGCGAGAGCTCCTTGCCTGTGAACACCACCACGGGCAGGTCGCACAGCTGGGGATTGTCGCGAATGCGCTCGAGCACGTCGAAACCGGTCATGTCGGGCAGACGCAGGTCGAGCACGGCGCAGTCATAGGCACCTTCGCTCAGGAGCCGCAGCGCCTCGGCGCCGGTGCCGGCCGCATCGATCTCGATGTCGTGATGGCCGAGCAGCTCGGTGATGCTCATCTGCTCGATCTCGTTGTCCTCGACCACGAGCAGGCGCCGGCTGCGCGGAGCGGCATATTCCTTGATCCTGGCCAGCGCCGACTCCAGACCTTCGGTCGTCGTCGGCTTGGCAAGGAAGGAGAAGGCGCCGCGTGCCAGTCCGTGCTGACGGTCCTCGTCCAGCGTGACCATCTGCACCGGAATGTGACGCAGGCTCGGATCCTGTTTGAGCTGGTTCAGTACGGTCCAGCCCAGCATGTCGGGCAGGAACACGTCGAGCGAAACGGCGGTCGGCCGGAACTCTCGTGCCAGCTCCATGGCGTCGCCTCCGCGCATCGCCACCAGGACCTTGAAGCCCTGCGCGTGCGCCTGATCCAGCAGGATGCGCGCGTAGTGCGGATCGTCTTCGACGATCAGCATGACCGGATCGCCCGGGTTGATCTCGTGCCGGTCGTCGGGGATCTGCTCGATGGGGCGGTCGGTGGTGCGAACGGCCGACAGGGTGATCGGTGCTGCGCCGCCGGCCGCGCTGACCTTTTCCGAGACCGCCGCCGTGATCGTGGCCGAGGTGGGGCCCGCGTAGGACTGCGGCAGGAACAGCGTGAACGTCGATCCGACGCCCGGAGTCGACCGCAGCTGGATTTCACCGCCCAGGAGCGAAGCCAGCTCGCGACTGATCGCCAGACCCAGGCCGGTGCCGCCGTACTTGCGGCTGGTGCCGGCGTCGGCCTGCTGGAACGCCTCGAAGATGATGCGCTGCTTTTCCGGTGGGATGCCGATGCCGGTGTCGGTCACCTCGAACGCGATCACCTCGCCGGCGCGGTTGAGCACCGGATGCTCCGGGTTCCAGCCCTTCTGGACCGGCGCGACGCTCAATCGCACGCCGCCCTGCTCGGTGAACTTGAACGCGTTGGACAGCAGGTTCTTGAGCACCTGCTGCAGTCGCTTGGAATCGGTGACCATCGTCGAGCTGAGCGCCGGATCGATCTGCACCTCCAGCGACAGGCGCCGGTTTTCGGCCTCGTGCCGGAACGGGCGCGCGATGGCGTCGAGGACGCCGGCGATCGCCACCTCCTCGGCCACCACGGTGACGGTGCCCGACTCGATCTTGGACAGATCGAGAATGTCGGTGATGAGGTTCAGAAGATCGGTGCCGGCGCCGTGAATCGTCTTGGCGAACTCGACCTGCTTGGCCGAAAGGTTGCCCTCGACGTTCTCGCTGAGCTGCTGGCCGAGGATGAGAATCGAGTTGAGCGGCGTTCGCAGCTCGTGGCTCATGTTGGCCAGGAATTCCGACTTGTACTTGGACGTCAGCGCCAGCTCGGTCGCCTTCTCTTCCAGGGCGCGACGGGCCTGCTCGATCTCCTGGTTCTTGCGCTCCACCTCGGCGTTCTGCTCGGCCAGCTGCTGCGCTTTCTGCGCCAGCTGTTCGTTGGTCTGCTGCAGCTCGCGCTTCTGGGTCTGCAGCTCGGCCGCCAGCTGCTGGCTCTGCACGAGCAGGCCCTCGGTCTGCATGGTGGCCTCGATCGAGTTGAGCACGATGCCGATCGACGTCGTCAGCTGCTCGAGGAAGGCCAGGTGCGAGGCGGTGAACGTCGTCAGCGAGGCCAGCTCGATGACTGCCTTCACTTCGTCCTCGAAGAGCACCGGCAGCACGATGACGTTGCGCGGCATCGACCGGAACAGGCCCGAGCTGATCGGCACCGTCTCCTCGGGCAGCTCGTTGATCACCATGCGGCGCTTGATCGCGGCGCACTGGCCGATCAGGCCTTCGCCGACGCGCAGCAACGGGCGGTGGCCGCTGGCGCCGTCGTCGGCGAAGCTGGCCAGCAGCGTCAGCTGCGCACCGGCATCCGTATATTCGACGCGATACATGACGCCCTGGTGCGCGTTGACCAGAGGAGTCAGGTCCGACAGCAGCATGCGGCCGACGGTGGCCAGATCGCGCTGCCCCTGCAGCATTCCGGTAAACCGCGCCAGATTGGTCTTGAGCCAGTCCTGCTCCGTGTTGCGGTCGGTGGTCAGCCGCAGGTTGTCGATCATCGTGTTGATGTTGTCTTTGAGCTCGGCGACCTCACCGCGCGCTT
The genomic region above belongs to Candidatus Limnocylindrales bacterium and contains:
- a CDS encoding response regulator, with amino-acid sequence MLAANLTTQVRNIAEVTTAVATGDLSKKITVDVRGEILLLKEAINTMVDQLRSFAAEVTRVAREVGTEGKLGGQADVQGVAGTWKDLTDNVNFMAGNLTAQVRNIADVTKAVAAGDLSKKITVDVKGEILELKNTINTMVDQLSSFAAEVTRVAREVGTEGKLGGQADVQGVAGTWKDLTDSVNFMAGNLTSQVRNIADVTKAVAAGDLSKKITVDVKGEVLELKLTINTMVDTLRSFASEVTRVAREVGTEGRLGGQADVQGVSGTWKDLTESVNFMAGNLTSQVRNIAEVTTAVAAGDLSKKITVDVKGEILELKNTVNTMVDQLRSFAAEVTRVAREVGTEGRLGGQADVPGVSGVWKDLTDNVNSMAGNLTGQVRGIAKVVTAVANGDLKPKLTVNAKGEVAALAETINDMTGTLATFADQVTTVAREVGVEGRLGGQANVPGAAGTWKDLTGNVNLLAANLTTQVRAIAEVATAVTQGDLTRSIQVEARGEVAELKDNINTMIDNLRLTTDRNTEQDWLKTNLARFTGMLQGQRDLATVGRMLLSDLTPLVNAHQGVMYRVEYTDAGAQLTLLASFADDGASGHRPLLRVGEGLIGQCAAIKRRMVINELPEETVPISSGLFRSMPRNVIVLPVLFEDEVKAVIELASLTTFTASHLAFLEQLTTSIGIVLNSIEATMQTEGLLVQSQQLAAELQTQKRELQQTNEQLAQKAQQLAEQNAEVERKNQEIEQARRALEEKATELALTSKYKSEFLANMSHELRTPLNSILILGQQLSENVEGNLSAKQVEFAKTIHGAGTDLLNLITDILDLSKIESGTVTVVAEEVAIAGVLDAIARPFRHEAENRRLSLEVQIDPALSSTMVTDSKRLQQVLKNLLSNAFKFTEQGGVRLSVAPVQKGWNPEHPVLNRAGEVIAFEVTDTGIGIPPEKQRIIFEAFQQADAGTSRKYGGTGLGLAISRELASLLGGEIQLRSTPGVGSTFTLFLPQSYAGPTSATITAAVSEKVSAAGGAAPITLSAVRTTDRPIEQIPDDRHEINPGDPVMLIVEDDPHYARILLDQAHAQGFKVLVAMRGGDAMELAREFRPTAVSLDVFLPDMLGWTVLNQLKQDPSLRHIPVQMVTLDEDRQHGLARGAFSFLAKPTTTEGLESALARIKEYAAPRSRRLLVVEDNEIEQMSITELLGHHDIEIDAAGTGAEALRLLSEGAYDCAVLDLRLPDMTGFDVLERIRDNPQLCDLPVVVFTGKELSPEEDARLHTLARSVVVKGVESPERLLDETALFLHRVISDLPPEKQAMLDRLHRSDDDLIGKKVLVVDDDVRNIFALSSVLERRGMEVLTADNGHAAIETLENTPGIAIVLMDIMMPEMDGYQTMHAIRQKPAFRRLPIVALTAKAMKGDREKCLEAGASDYLAKPVNTEQLLSALRLWLHR